One genomic region from Streptomyces sp. NBC_00457 encodes:
- a CDS encoding MFS transporter, with protein MSYRSLLRVAGVGFFPLGFLARLPYATSALSTLILLQAATHSYAFAGLASAAQSIAIAIGGPLVGALADRYGHRTVGAVAAIANFAAWAALLAATHGSRESMFAAAALVGLTQPQVGPLVRVHWSRLVQSRNKHHLLSAALSYEASADELSFVAGPAFVGLLAAVSPLAPAIVTMALIATSTLPFALIYAHRTTHQQPSGQQDKPHLPRRPLAVMFLAMVAMGAIFGAVQTAVTVYADTTDEPGAAGLLYAEFGIGSALAGFACAWLPQRFSLRARYVCFAAALFVGMMVLFFGTQLASLPAAVALASFTVAPYMISLYALTERLAPAERAAVAMTILCAGGPLGTAAGQAVSGGLAETHGVEGALLVVLIVATGALLLALAAFLADRQRNIWIIDAIPAKNLVAQESSEQPQNAH; from the coding sequence GTGTCCTACCGCTCTCTGCTGCGTGTAGCAGGCGTCGGCTTCTTCCCCCTGGGATTCCTAGCCCGCCTGCCGTACGCGACATCAGCCCTTTCCACCCTCATCCTGCTCCAGGCAGCAACCCACAGCTACGCCTTCGCCGGACTCGCCAGCGCGGCCCAGAGCATCGCCATCGCCATCGGCGGCCCGCTCGTCGGGGCCCTCGCCGACCGGTACGGTCACCGGACCGTCGGAGCTGTGGCCGCGATCGCCAACTTCGCCGCCTGGGCCGCCCTACTGGCCGCGACCCACGGCAGCCGGGAAAGCATGTTCGCCGCGGCCGCTCTCGTCGGCCTGACCCAGCCTCAGGTCGGCCCCCTCGTCCGGGTGCACTGGTCACGACTGGTGCAGTCCCGCAACAAGCACCACCTGTTGTCCGCGGCTCTGTCCTACGAGGCATCCGCCGATGAACTGAGCTTCGTCGCCGGCCCCGCGTTCGTCGGGCTGCTCGCAGCGGTCAGCCCCCTCGCACCCGCCATCGTGACGATGGCTCTGATCGCAACGAGCACCCTCCCCTTCGCCCTGATCTACGCCCACCGCACCACCCACCAGCAGCCCTCGGGACAGCAGGACAAGCCGCACCTGCCACGCCGTCCGCTGGCCGTCATGTTCCTGGCGATGGTCGCCATGGGAGCGATCTTCGGCGCCGTCCAGACGGCCGTCACCGTGTACGCCGACACGACCGACGAGCCCGGCGCCGCGGGTCTCCTGTACGCCGAGTTCGGCATCGGCAGCGCCCTGGCCGGCTTCGCCTGCGCCTGGCTCCCGCAGCGGTTCTCCCTGCGCGCCCGCTACGTCTGCTTCGCCGCGGCACTCTTCGTCGGCATGATGGTCCTCTTCTTCGGCACGCAACTGGCCTCCCTGCCCGCAGCCGTCGCGTTGGCGAGCTTCACCGTCGCTCCCTACATGATCAGCCTGTACGCGTTGACCGAACGGCTCGCCCCCGCAGAACGGGCCGCGGTCGCCATGACCATCCTGTGCGCCGGAGGCCCCCTCGGCACAGCCGCCGGACAAGCCGTCTCCGGCGGCCTTGCAGAAACTCACGGCGTCGAAGGTGCCCTCCTGGTCGTTCTCATCGTCGCAACGGGAGCACTCCTACTCGCACTTGCGGCATTCCTGGCCGACCGCCAGCGCAACATCTGGATCATCGACGCTATCCCCGCGAAGAACCTGGTGGCTCAAGAATCTTCCGAACAGCCGCAGAACGCCCATTGA
- a CDS encoding nucleoside hydrolase, whose product MTSERVPLVIDTDPGIDDAFAITLAARSPYVDLRAVTTVFGNAAVDQTTRNALRVLAMCGRDDVRVARGAECPLVYPHPHCAEYAHGKDGLGGASESLPAPQGTEQARPAVEVLAGVLKTAQTPVTIAAIGPMTNIALLLAVYPELRSRIGRLVVMGGAASGGNVTATAEFNVWSDPEAARRVLVESDVPTTLVPIDLTHRAWVDDRWLKTLAASGPAGASLVSVSTPYRTHYQRELGVDGLVLHDAVAVAEAIWPGTLKCRRLAVDVVCNSPAARGATVIDTRSGYDNERTGREIDVALDADIDTLRDLLLDKLSGGLS is encoded by the coding sequence GTGACCTCAGAGCGCGTCCCCCTCGTGATAGACACCGACCCCGGCATAGATGACGCTTTCGCAATCACCCTGGCCGCCCGCAGTCCCTACGTGGACCTACGCGCCGTCACCACCGTGTTCGGGAACGCGGCCGTAGACCAGACCACGCGCAACGCCCTTAGAGTGCTTGCAATGTGCGGCCGCGACGACGTACGAGTGGCCAGGGGAGCCGAATGCCCACTCGTCTACCCGCACCCCCACTGCGCCGAATACGCCCACGGCAAGGACGGCCTCGGAGGAGCATCAGAATCGCTTCCCGCCCCACAAGGGACCGAGCAGGCCCGCCCCGCCGTCGAAGTACTGGCCGGCGTCCTGAAAACCGCACAGACACCCGTGACGATCGCGGCAATCGGGCCCATGACCAACATCGCTCTGCTCCTGGCCGTGTACCCCGAGCTCCGCTCCCGCATCGGCCGCCTCGTTGTGATGGGCGGGGCGGCATCAGGCGGCAACGTCACCGCGACAGCCGAATTCAACGTGTGGAGCGACCCCGAGGCAGCCCGACGCGTCCTGGTCGAATCGGACGTGCCGACGACCCTGGTGCCCATCGACCTGACACACCGGGCCTGGGTGGACGACCGCTGGCTCAAGACTCTCGCCGCTTCCGGCCCCGCCGGTGCCTCCCTGGTCTCCGTCTCCACCCCCTACCGCACCCACTACCAGCGGGAACTCGGTGTGGACGGCCTCGTGCTGCATGATGCAGTCGCCGTAGCCGAGGCGATCTGGCCCGGCACGCTGAAGTGCCGACGGCTGGCGGTCGATGTCGTGTGCAACTCCCCGGCTGCACGCGGCGCTACCGTCATCGACACCCGCTCCGGATACGACAACGAACGGACCGGACGCGAGATCGATGTGGCGCTCGACGCCGACATCGACACACTTCGCGACCTCCTCCTCGACAAGCTGAGCGGCGGCCTTTCCTAA
- a CDS encoding XRE family transcriptional regulator produces the protein MIWSPDAGEPPPPEAYGKRGRKPAPISEDAGLSHRAWLEPVRGFLFASGLTLGDLVDRSGYSKTRISELLRGNGYYPAWEITFSVIRALGLPVQPMRRLWSAAAREAEKPPGWIAQCIEQVAVQPEAPPIAHQAFTEAVADTYTAYARAFLLTEHRARWVVAETFDILWLCWSQAATSENINRYAWHLLRSRVMARAHRRPDGAPDLRTAVFSTAEVHDAAPDHLVVLSELVDLFDAIGRLPHDQMDVAVLRYLCEMPDHQIPDILGLSPAIARAVDHHARAALECLLSPPSTRE, from the coding sequence ATGATCTGGTCCCCCGACGCCGGCGAGCCGCCCCCGCCGGAGGCCTACGGCAAGCGGGGCCGCAAGCCGGCCCCGATCTCCGAGGATGCGGGTCTGTCGCACCGGGCCTGGCTCGAGCCGGTGCGTGGCTTCCTCTTTGCCAGTGGCCTGACCCTGGGCGACCTGGTCGACCGCTCCGGCTATTCCAAGACCCGTATCAGCGAACTGCTGCGCGGCAACGGCTACTACCCTGCCTGGGAGATCACTTTCAGTGTGATCCGCGCGTTGGGGCTGCCTGTGCAGCCGATGCGCCGGCTGTGGAGCGCGGCGGCACGCGAGGCGGAGAAGCCGCCCGGCTGGATCGCACAGTGCATCGAGCAGGTCGCTGTGCAGCCGGAGGCCCCGCCGATAGCCCACCAGGCGTTCACCGAGGCGGTGGCCGACACCTACACCGCCTACGCGCGCGCCTTCCTGCTCACCGAACACCGCGCCCGCTGGGTGGTGGCGGAGACCTTCGACATCCTGTGGCTGTGCTGGAGTCAGGCCGCCACCAGCGAGAACATCAACCGCTACGCCTGGCACCTGCTGCGCTCACGCGTCATGGCGCGCGCCCACCGTCGCCCCGACGGCGCCCCCGACCTGCGCACCGCGGTCTTCTCCACCGCCGAGGTCCACGACGCGGCGCCCGACCACCTGGTCGTCCTGAGCGAACTTGTCGATCTCTTCGATGCGATCGGCCGGCTCCCGCACGACCAGATGGACGTGGCGGTGCTGCGCTACCTGTGCGAGATGCCCGACCACCAGATCCCCGACATCCTCGGCCTGAGCCCCGCCATCGCCCGCGCCGTGGACCACCACGCCCGCGCCGCCCTCGAATGCCTGCTCAGCCCACCCAGCACCCGGGAGTGA
- a CDS encoding non-canonical purine NTP pyrophosphatase produces the protein MRKVLFASTNSIKLEEAKEVIPQIHGIGIGIDEIQALTPDEVVRHKLEQVLKLSWDDPVIVEDTGLEIDSWNSLPGALVKWFVDGMGAREIARLTALKGENCGADAVSSVGVGYNGEVQVWTDRIRGKIVAPRGELGGWTPIFEVEGSGKTLAEMSFSERMFVTMRRRPLEKANAWLNEKFVASDR, from the coding sequence GTGCGAAAAGTTCTATTCGCTAGCACGAATTCAATCAAGCTGGAAGAGGCCAAAGAGGTCATCCCTCAGATACATGGGATAGGTATCGGAATAGACGAGATCCAGGCCCTGACCCCGGACGAAGTCGTCAGACACAAGCTAGAGCAGGTCCTCAAGCTGTCCTGGGACGATCCGGTGATAGTCGAAGACACGGGTTTGGAGATCGACTCCTGGAATTCACTTCCAGGTGCGCTCGTGAAATGGTTCGTCGACGGCATGGGGGCGCGCGAAATCGCGCGCTTGACCGCACTCAAAGGGGAAAACTGCGGAGCTGACGCCGTAAGCTCGGTCGGCGTTGGATACAACGGGGAGGTCCAGGTATGGACCGACCGCATCCGGGGGAAGATCGTTGCTCCGCGTGGTGAATTGGGAGGCTGGACCCCCATATTTGAGGTCGAAGGGTCAGGAAAGACCCTGGCCGAGATGAGCTTCTCGGAGAGAATGTTCGTGACCATGCGCAGGCGGCCGCTGGAAAAAGCAAACGCGTGGCTGAACGAGAAGTTCGTAGCCTCGGACAGATAG